GTGGAATATGTCCGTTTAGTCCATCTTTTCGTCTACTGCTACAAGATATTCATGGACGATTTCTTTGGCTGCTTTGATGTATCGTCAGCCGTTCCTATCCAATTTGGTTAAGTAATTGACCAATTGTTTCAGCGAGTCGTCAGATCTTCTCCATGAGCGGGGTCAGCTCTAGTTCCTCTTCCTCAGTCTCAACAAATTCAGTATGTTCATCTCCATGGAGGACAGAAAACTCGATGGCACCTGACGCCCCTGGTTCCACATCCCCCGGGGAACCTCCGTCCGCAAGCAGCATCTCCGCGGGAAGGATGGTCGAGTTCTGGTCGCTCCGAGGCACCAGAAACAGGAACGCCAGCGGGAGCAGCCGCATGGCGTTCCTCGCCAGCACGGCCACCCAGAGGTTCCCGAACTCGGTCCGCGTCACGCCCAGCGCGTGCAGCAGGAGGCCGCCCCACCAGGCGGACATGAGCAGGCCGAGGTTCTGGATGGACATGAGCAGGGCGAAGAAGGTGCCCTCGATCCCCACGGGGCAGAGCTTGGAGCAGAGCACGAGGAGCGGCAGCCATTTCAGCTGGCCGATCAGCTGGGACACGCCGTTGTCCATCACGGCGAAGAGGTAGTCCGGCATGCCGAGCCTCAGGTTCAGCCTGGTGACCAGCACCAGGTCGATCATCCCGGACAGGCAGGCCAGCAGCTGGCCCCATAGCAGCAGGCCGCGGAACGGGTAGTCCTTGAGCATGTTCTGGTAGAGCAGGACGCCGAGCAGCGACCCGACTGAGCCTATCGAGTAGATGAGACCAATGAATCCCTGCAGATTATGGAAGCCCACATCAGTTCTTGTCGATCTTTGCCATGCATCTGAAGAACTTTTGTGGCAGAAACTACCTCGGAAAATGCGAGTCCGGTACTCGAATCTGTGTACCAGTAGAACAGCCCTCCTTGGATGTCCGGGCTTAGCACGAACATTAAGAACATGTAAACACACGGCCTCCAGACCTGCGGGCACTTCAATGTTGCCCACATTGATTCAACTGCTTCGTAGAACTTCCTGTGAACCTGAATATATTGCAGTTAACAACCTTGAAAGTGTCATGTTTGTAACTGTATTTAATTGGCAGCTTCTGAAGCCTGAGCTCACCTGGTTGTACTCGAAATCCTTGGCCCGGTCCTCCTTGACGAGAATCCCGGCCGAAAATACGAGCACGGAGGGGATGCTCAGCAAGCCAAGAGCCCCCTGAAAAGATCAAATGAACATGGCAAGAACATTGGAATCTACCAATACCATCCATCTTCTCTCAGGAAATGTTCAGTTCAGACTTCAGACCTGGGAACCTATTGCATGGACGACGAGACCGCTGATGGAGTACCCCACCAATGCGCCGGCGGAGGAGCAATACCCGCACAGGCTCTGCATGTCGGCGGCGAGCGGAGGGTGGCTTATGCTGTTCTGCGCGACCATGGCGTCCACCACCACGTCGGCTATGGCGGCGCCCGCGGCCTGCGTCGTGAACGCCACCAATGCCGGTGCGATCGCCGGCGTGCGGCGCAGAGCAAGCGTGAGCATGGATGACACGCCCATGACGCCTTTACATAGTTGGTTACAATACATGGATCAAGACAGTTTAAGAAGGCGAGCAGATTCAGAACGACGTTGACCATAGCAAGCAAAGCATTGGCTCACCTGCGAGGAGGAGGTACGGGCGGCGGCGGTagccggcgacggggacgacgtcgGTGAAGAGGCCCCAGAGGGGCTTGACGACCCAGGGAACGTTGACGACGCCCTGGTAGAACTGCGAGGCGGCCGGCTGCACGCGCTGCACGTCCTTCCAGTAGTACCCCGCGGCGACGCTGCCGAATGAGGAGCCGACGCCCTGGCAGGCGCCGTagacggcgacgacggcgagcaCGAAGCTCCAATGCAGCTCGCGGGACAGGCGGCCGAGCCAGCCGCAGGGGAGGGTGCCACTGGGAGCGATGCAGCCGCCATTGCCGCCTCCGTGTCCGGGATCTGGGGCGGCCTTGAGATTCCCATCTCCGTGGGGTGTTTCTTGGAGCCGCTCCATCTGAACAGAGCGATTCCTTTCCTGCGTGGTTTCTTGGAATCTATGGAGAAAACACCATGATTTGCAACGGGAGAATGAAGGTCCCGGCCGTTGCTTGCTCAGAGAGGATGCTCAGGTACAATGCACGGATCAGGATGGCGCTTCTTGATCTGTGCTCAGTATTTGACTTTATTTGTCTTGATTTAAAAGCTTTAGGTGGTGGAGCATAGAATATGCACCGGCCGGTTCAGGCTCCGACGTCGTCACGTGTACTACTGTTTTTTAGAGAAAGATCACGTCTACTGTTACAGTTGTCTTCATCACCTACAGAGCATAAATTTTGTGTTCCACCCGTCGCATGCGATTTAATTAGGAGAGAATATGATATACAATGCCAAAGAAAGGACTACACAAACATAGTCGAACAGAAACAACATACTATCAATTTCTACACCACCATGAATAACCAAAacaagtaggatgtagggtattactatCCGgaggcccgtacctgggtaaaccCCTCGTGTGATCTCCGATCTAAGACTTCCAGCTGCGCTTGGACCCCCACTGGGGGATCTGACGGTATTTTGCACCGTCACCGATGGTGGAGGGAGTACAATTTGAGGAGGCGTCTTATGGGACAGCGGCGGCGCGGGTTCCCTGGGAGGCGGCGCGTcgggggcaaggggagagggggttGGGGGCGAGACGAGATGCGGTGGCCGGTGGGTTGCCTGGGCGGCGGGAGCGAGATGAGCAGGAATCAAGGGAGTCCGAGGCGAGCTGATTTGGGAAATGACAGCTTGTTGGATGGGATTTGGTTTACATACGGTTTCAATCATCTGGAATTGTGGAGTGATTTCCGACACCCAAATCTGGGAGAGCCAAACATGTTGGTGTCGTAATTGGCAAATGAATTCAGCGAGTTCTGACCCAAATGATGGATGCCAAACGATATGTAAATGGCATTACAGTGCAAGACTACATTCAACATTTTAACCTAACAAAAAGATTGCATGAACCTGATTTTTATTGGCCAACCTTATTCATGCATAATAGGCTTCATCAATCAAATGAAGGTGATCGTGTGGGGTGGGTAGCAGAGTTTGATCGAAAATCACTTTTGATTACATTTTTCTGTTGAAAGTTCGGCAAATAAACCATGAACCCAAAGCAAAAACCCATTTCATGTAAAAGCCTGACAAGAACAAGGATTGGTTTTACAACAAAAGAGCAAAAAATGGAATAAAGAGCTCACTTTCTCTTACTCTATTAGTAGCCCTTAATTCTACCTCTAGTTTGTTGTGCCCTATACATCAACATCGCATAAAAGATGTCTATGAAGTATAAACTCAATAGTCTTGTTCATTAAAGTTTATCCTATCTAGTTACTCAaatcataaagtactccctccatccatatatatagggcctaatgcgtttttcaagactacctttgactattgataagactagatgacccggttgcgccaatggcgcaagaaGCGAATTAGAAAGAATGTTAGTAGTGAGTAAGTAGGAGATATAACTCAAAATATAATGCAATGTGGATTGTATTACATCATGTATTATGAAATCAATACAAGAGAACCAAATAATGTTACCACCTCTGTACTAACAACCAACATTTTAGCATAAGGAGTGTCACCGGAGTGTTTACTTGCACATCAGGAGCATCACAATTACAACTAAAGAGGCATTGTCCTCACTGCTGTTAGAGTTCCAAGCCTCGCAACTTCTTCCTCCAGCTCTGCACATGACCCTCAGTTACGGACTCGTCCCTCAGCTATGATTATTTCaagatgaaatcaacatgctatttCTCTCACATGGAACATGTTCAGAATTTAGTCAGTCTCACTAATCTTTCAGCTACAAAGGCAGAAAGAAaaatggcatcatcaataactaAAAAAACCATGGAACAATaataagtgactcaagtttgtactaacttcgtactaaagttagtacaaacttgagaacttattttgagatggagggaaGAGTAGAAGATGGCACACATAAGGTGGGCTATGAAAGAACAAGTAGAATTGTTGTAAAGTGCAGCACCACAGGTAAGCAGGGCCATAATTTTAGTTCAGCAGATCAGCACTATGTTTACACAACAGAGGTTTGTAGACTGAACTTCATGGCAGCACTGCTACAGAAAAGTACATTAGACTAAAACTATGATAAATATTACCAGCTACGAAGCCTATGTTATCTATTGTCCGAAACAATATCAAAATTTACTGATGAAAATAGAAATAGCAGTGGATATTTATGTTCTCTACTTGGACCCATATGGTCCATGTTCTACACTCCAAAATGTAGTGAAGGTAGATTTCCTAGTgatttttttcatatgcattttCTGCGAATCCCTCCAGCTTTAGCATGGTTTTTTCTTGTCTTCTTACTCATGAGCTTCAAGCACAGCGCCTGTGTTATAGGTTGTCATGACTATCATCTCAACAACTTCTCCTTTTGGGTGTACTATTGTTTCACAAAACGTGGGTGGTCCATACACAAGTATAAACTAAGATGAAATCACACCAAAAACCAAGCAAGAATTACACGGTAACCAATGATAAGCATTTGTAATTAGCAACTGTCAATGCCAAAATTATTTTCAAATGGCAAATAATGGGTTAAATAAAATAAGTAGCCTCGAAACATAGCAATTACATATAAAAACAAGCATGCCAATCCTAACCAAATATGCGCAAGCACGCGTTAAAATCAAATTCTAGGGTGAACCACACAATAATAATTGTGAAATATGAAGCCTCCAAACTGACCCACCATGAAATTTCAATTTTGCTAGATGCAAATCcacacaaaagaagagaagaaaactgCAGAAGAAGCAAGGCCTCACCTCTGATTAAACCGAGCTCATATGTGTTGATGGTCATTGGGCAGCCGACAGCATCCACCAGTTGAGGCAGCCAGGGGCTAATACGGGTCTGTTTAACCAAATCGGGGAATACATTTTTGGTCAGGATGGCATGGGAGGCCTGTTTTTCTACCAGCAATATTTCTCCCTGGCTCATTTCATCCTCATCTGCACCCAACGTGCTTCATCATTACACACGTTAATTAGGTTCAGTTTATACAACAAATATATAGGAAATCACGTAAAAGAAAACAAATGCATAGGAAGAAATCAAGCACCACAAATATCTCGGTTGTGACTATAAGAACAAAACAACGTATAAGACACATTTATCCCAGCAATACAACATAAACAATTTTTCTATGCTGGCAGTGGAGACAAAGTACATAAACTTGCTTTCTTTTGCAAACAGAAACCTCTTTACTACTGCATACTAATCGCAGATTCGGATTCCCAATAACCAATCGGTGATTAAAGAAACCACCCATATGGTAATCGGCTATGTACCCAGTGGAGCCAGCTACTCAAGGAGCCTGGGAAGGCCTACTCAATGGGACGTTGGCTAGCATTTGTCCTGGTTAATCCCTCAACATCACTATATAGTTTGATTATTATAACTTGTTGTGAGTTTGACAAGAAAGTATTAACAGATAAGGTTTCCTAATAAAATCAGTGAGTTGTCAAAGCAAGAGTAGTATTCAACGTCCAAAATTAAGTGCTGGGAGCACCAAATGTACATTATTCCTGAAATAATCTTAGTCACTGAACCAGTTGCAGCCATTCTTCAGTTACAAACTACTCTCATACACCAAACTAAGTATAATGTACTAAAAATTACATGGATGGCATGGAAAATAATTCAGGATGGCAGATAACAAATTGTTTTTACTCACCTAGTTCCGAAAAAGAACTGAAAGTTCAGTACATGATTTAGGGCATATTACCTTTGAAACAAAACAAAGTAAATTTATGTCATGAAATGCACACACTTGATTGCCCACTACCTACATGGAAAGGTACTAAAACTTACATGGATGGCATGGGAAACAATTTAGGATGGCAGATAACAAATTGTTTATACTCGCCTGGTTCCAAAAAAGAACTGAAAGTTCAGTAAATGATTTAGGGCATATTACCTTTGAAACAAAACATATGATAATGCATAGTCGAACCCATGCATCTGTTAGGAACAAATGGTAAGATGACAGTACCAAAAGGACCTATTATTCAATTCCAGTCTCTAGAGAACAAAATCACATTACTCATATTTTCTTAAAATAATAAACAGTACTAAAGATCCGACATTCAGAATCTGAGCGCTCACCATTTAAACGAGAATCCTAAGCAAAAATTGGGAGTGTGGGAAGGTCACCATTCAAGTGAAACAGGTAAAATCAACCTTCATAATGATGAAAAATAAAGAGATCTCAAAAATAAATTCTGTTTGGAAAGGGTGTTTTCGGGAGCTTCCCACCACTTTGATCAATGAACCGGCTGATACTGTCCTGAATCATCAAATAAAACATTGTTAACTGGTCATTATTTGCTAACTCAAAAGAGAATTGAAGTAAATACATTGTATCTAGCCAGGCCAAATTGTAAGGGTGCAGTCAAAAAAATTGTACTATGTGTTAGTCTATCTCAGTAAGGACTAAACAACTAATATACTCTAAAGGGGAATTTTTGTCACCTCTTCCAATGAAGAAATACGCTGCTGACACTCATCTAGTTGGCCGGACTCAGTATCTCAGTGGTTCTAACCATCATTCTTCCTTTCTTTGTTCAATGCCTGTAGTGTTCCTTCACCATGCTATAGCTGTACCTAGGCACAGACGAGCATAGAGCCACAAAATGGAAAATAGGTTTCTGTAATGTGTGACGAGCTATCATTAAAATCGCAACCATGTTAATAATTATACACAGACCACACCAATAACATCAAACTAAAAGGCCGGCCTGAGCAAGTTCAAAATGAGTATTGATATTTAGATACAAATGTTTGAAAGAAACAACATATGCACGAATAAGGTTACCTTAAATTTACGTCGGCAAAAAATTCAAGCTCTTCTTCTTCGGACACTTCAGTGCGTTCAATGCTTGCTTTATTGCAAAAAAAACTTTCTTTCCTGCAGCAATCTGTGTTGAAGTAAAACACTTGCTAAAGTAGCAGCTTAGTGTTTTCATAAAGATAAGGTGCTATTTTAAAATGAGTCAGATTGTGTACTCTTAACAGAAAGAACGATCATCTTCATTAACTGTCATATTTAACATACCCTGAAGTTGACTAAAATACTATTGGTCTATTgcagaaaggaaaataaaagagATCGCCTGCCTCATCTATCATTTAGGAGAGggttagtatatatatatatatatatatatgaagaatGAGGCAACTACATGAGAGGAAATTATATCTTTGAAATTCTATAAAAGTAGACAAATGAAAATAGACCAGCAGAACACATACGGCCTGACTAAGATAATGAGGGAGAACAAAAAAAATACATTTAGAGTCCTCGCTTCAGCAATGTCAAGCAACCACCACATATATCCATGATATGTAAAGGGGAGAAGAAAAGTACCTTATTTGAGCACTAATTACCAGATTGCTATTGTAGCTGTGATACGTGCCACAGCTAAACAAATCTGCACGAATTCCGTGTGTGCAGATATTGGCACGTGGGTACAACGAAAATAGCTAGATTAATTGGCATTGGGTACAACGAAAATAGCTAGATTAATTGGCACTAATCAATAGGAGTGAAACGAAGAACAAAAGAAACTAAGAGAGGGTTCCTACAGATTATGCCATATACAAAACTACATCATTGCAGTGCTCGCCTCGAAGCTCCTTCATTGGGAACATCTCCGGAAGTAAAGCCCCATTTCCATATAACCAATCTGATACTTAGATCAATCATCACCACCGCAAATTTTTCTGTAGGTATAAACAAGAAAAAATACAGACAAGAAAAATGAGCATGTATGGCCTACATGTATGAACAAGAACAATGAGCTGATTAGTACGAAAGGAAAGAGGACCATGGACACGAACTGTTGTTGCGAAGCACGAAGTCGCTCCTTCACCCTCCTCTGGTGGCGCTTGGCCCATCACCAGCCTTGCTGCTCCTTCCCTCGCCCGCCAGACCCCCGCCGGCCGCCACCATCGCCTGCATCCAGGCCGCCAACAACAGCCTTGACCCGACCCCCACCCTTGCCTGCGTGCTGCTCTATGGCACCACTCCACTCTGTTAATAAGACACACATTCACATTAGTAATTAGTCTACCATTTTCAGTTTTATGACCAAACAAATTAAAACCAAAAAAAAACTTagaatccttgtcatttccttctcatACTTGTTGCCCGACTAACGGTCAAATTGAAGTCTCGTGTACTGCCTCGAGAAAGTGTGCATTGGACTGCTTGTCGCATGTATGTCTTCAGCATGCTCTTGCACTCTCGCTCCTTTGTGAGCTGGCTTCACCACATTTCAGTAGGATTATTAGCGTATTGCTAGGTTTCCTCGAATGCACTAACCCAACCAGCACACGGCTTCCGGTCTGGTGGTGCACACCCTACCCCAAGCCTGTAAGTTCACATTCAGACTCTCATGTAGGATCGACCATCGAAGTCATAATTCATAATCAAACTCCACCAAACTAATCCAGCAGTTCAACATTATATCAGTTAAGCTACGCATTAAGTAAACGGCAGAGTCGCTTGTACTGCAGCGTCATATCGCTACAAATATTTCGGACTTTTCAGTATTTTATTACTGAGTATAAGCACAGAGCGAACCATACCTTTTTTGTCAACTTCAGGATTCATCTTCAATCAATTCTACAGATTGAGCAGGCAACCTATCCAAATTCAGATCCGCATCAGAGATCCGAGGCTGCACGCAACCACGCATGAAGGAGGCAGGCTGGTAAGCTTGGGGACATCcccaccaccgtcgccgtcaaccGCCTGACCGCAACCAGACCCAGCATTTGAGTCAGCAAGAATGGCAATTCCTGCTTCGCTGTTTGCAAACACAAGACCAGAGGAACTGGACCTGGGTGCTCATGGCTGTCGGCGAACTCCTCTCGCAGTGGAACCTGAAAAAGGATGGCAATGGCAGCGACCAAGGCCCGTCAGATGGGACGCAGAAGAAATCCTCAAATACTTTGCAGAAAATTTATTCAGGAAATGACAGAGTAGACTGAGAATCACCAAAACAACTCACCTCAGATGTAGCACCCGTCGAGGAGACCTGCTTCACCCCCAATGATCCAGCACTACCTCACACACACGTCATGCCACCTCCTACATCAAGCCATTGTGGAAGCAGAAATCTAAGAATGTGCACTGAAACCTCAAGTAGTTTCATCTCGGACAGCTCGAGCGGGCTGGCTGCCTCGGTCGCCTGGACCATGAAAGAGAGAATATGGTGGAGGCCTACCTCGGCTGGTGCGGGTGAGTTCGTCCAGGCCATGACTGGCGCAAGAAGACGGTAGCACTGCGGGGATGAGGGCCGTCTCCGTCCTCCCGGTCGGCCGGCGGTGACCCTCTCCCATCCGATGTCGCGCCTCCTTCtcctctttcctctctctctctctctctctctctctctctctctctccctcctctccttccaccttctccctctcatcttctctctctcccgCAGATCGAATCGAGCGCCGCAGCTCACTCCGGAGGCGTCGtcctcggccgcgaggaggaggatgCAGGGGAGCCCGTCCAGCGCGAACCCGGAGCAGGCGTTGGAGATCGGGTTCGCCCGCGAAGTGTGTGTCCACGATGGCCTGCACACGAGCGATGGGAaggcggggaggaggaagaggcgaggcggtggaggagtagcaagcggcggcggggctcctatggcgcagaaggaggaggaggaggaggtgggagggagCGGCGGCGGATGAGGGAGGGAGGAGTGAGGGGCGTGAGGCTGTGGATTGGGGCTAGGGTTCGATGTCGTTTTCGTCCCTCGCGCGGTGCGGTGTTTTTTTCGCTCGTGTGGTGCGGTGCGCCCTCGCTCCCACGCGCAGTGCGGTGCTTTTTTTCCCTCGGGTGGTACCGTGCGCTGGAGGCATTGGTTGTGCCTAGCACTTCTTGAGGCTTTATATGTTAGATTAGTAGTATATGAGATGTATATcgtgaaaattatattattggaagctcctttcacttACGAATTCGTCgatatgctttgtgtaacttgcatgccatatattattgctctaacatgtaGTCCAAGTTAGCCCTGAGAAACGTATTAGAccctatatagtactccctccgttcggaattacttgtcgcagaaatggatgtatctagatgtattttagttctagatacatccatatccgagacaagtaattccgaacggagggagtatatatgaatAGAGGGAGTGATGTTCTCATCTCGAAGCAAAtaaaacctatatatatatatatgtgtgtgtgtgtgtgtgtgtgtgtgtgtgtgtgtgtgtatgtatggtGTGTACACATTGACTCCCACACTCCAGGCCAGAAAATAAATTAATCCCCCTGCAAGGGGCAATGGTCACCAAAGTAGCGAAGCATCTTCCTGCCCAAGAAGCAGTGGTGTAGCCAGCTCCGTGAGCCAGGGTGGTCCAACAATGAAAATTTTCATGTAAATCTACGTATTTTCAAAAATTACTCTTTTTTCTACACTATATATAGGCTATGGGGAAAATttcagggtggtccatggaccaccctgtctACCCTCTAGCTACGCCACTGCCAAGAAGTAAGCATACATCACATGGTCACACAAAAAAGACAAGAAAGAAATCTCCTTGCCTGGATGGTACGTTGGATAGTCCAACTAACTAAGCCAGTAGTGTATGGTAGATGGACTATTGAAAGATTGATCCACTTATTTATCAAAATCAACCAGCACTTCATATCTCCCTCTCTCATAAATAAACATGCGTGTTTAATTTTTGGCCTCAAAAGTAAGGTCATAAATTTTGAACAAAATGTTTGACTACGGAATCATTTTGACTTCCTTCTCTGTTTTGACGAAATCTTTGAATCAAGATCAATGTTGAGTATTTCATAATTATTATTTTTGGCCTTTTCGAACTTAACTTGAAACTTGACTGCAACATTTACACATTATGTAATTTGTCGGTCAGAAATATTTGCCTCTCTCTCACTGTCTCACACAAGTGGGTCCCGCGTGCACATGCTTCAAGTACATCAAGTTCCGAGTCTAGTTTCAAAAAGGTAAAAAAAAGAATATAACATATTCAACATTGATCTTATTTCGAAGATCTCATCAATAAACATACAGATTTTTTATGGGAGTGTGTGCTGTGAAGTGTTGGTTAGTTTGTACAAAGTGCAAGGTTGTCTGCAAAAAATATATAGTCCAACTTTTGACCAAAAACTGGCTCATTACTTTTTCATCTAAGGGTCCAGAATCCACTTCTGGCTCATTAATTACTTTTTCATCTATGTTTGTTTTAGGAACACTTTTCTCCATCTAATATAGGCAGCAGAGTTTGATCCAAATTCGTTGGCTGTTGCAAGCTGGCAGCCAAACTTGCATTCCAAGTAAACCTTTTGAGGCATAGCCCGGAAGGAGGCCCGTTCCGTGGAAGCCCAGTAGGCCCAGCCCAGCGGCTCGTCAGTCCGCTTCCTCTTGCCCATATACCCCATCTCTCTGCTGTTCTACCCTTGCTGCTTCCTAGTTCCTACCCTCTGCTGTTCTTCGAAGATCTCGTCAATGAAAAAATAACAGTCTAAATGGATCTGAAATCGAAACCTTTTTCTGTTCGGGCCAAAGAAATAAACATACATATTTTTTATAGGAGTGCGTGCTGTGAAGTGTTGGTTAATTTGTACAAAGTGCAAGGTTGTCTCTGCAAAAAAGATATAGTCCAACTTTTGACCAAAAACTGGCTCATTATTTTTTCTTTCATCTAAGGAAAACTCTTCTAATCAACCGGCCGATTTCTGGGTTCATCCGTGACGCCCATGGCTCGTGTGCCACCTGTTCACATGACGTGATGCCCATGGCTCCCTCTACCTTATCCAACATCAACCA
The window above is part of the Triticum aestivum cultivar Chinese Spring chromosome 2A, IWGSC CS RefSeq v2.1, whole genome shotgun sequence genome. Proteins encoded here:
- the LOC123186240 gene encoding probable folate-biopterin transporter 2 — encoded protein: MERLQETPHGDGNLKAAPDPGHGGGNGGCIAPSGTLPCGWLGRLSRELHWSFVLAVVAVYGACQGVGSSFGSVAAGYYWKDVQRVQPAASQFYQGVVNVPWVVKPLWGLFTDVVPVAGYRRRPYLLLAGVMGVSSMLTLALRRTPAIAPALVAFTTQAAGAAIADVVVDAMVAQNSISHPPLAADMQSLCGYCSSAGALVGYSISGLVVHAIGSQGALGLLSIPSVLVFSAGILVKEDRAKDFEYNQVHRKFYEAVESMWATLKCPQVWRPCVYMFLMFVLSPDIQGGLFYWYTDSSTGLAFSEGFIGLIYSIGSVGSLLGVLLYQNMLKDYPFRGLLLWGQLLACLSGMIDLVLVTRLNLRLGMPDYLFAVMDNGVSQLIGQLKWLPLLVLCSKLCPVGIEGTFFALLMSIQNLGLLMSAWWGGLLLHALGVTRTEFGNLWVAVLARNAMRLLPLAFLFLVPRSDQNSTILPAEMLLADGGSPGDVEPGASGAIEFSVLHGDEHTEFVETEEEELELTPLMEKI